The genomic DNA AACCGGAGGCGCAAGCCTCCGGTTTTGTATGAAGCGCTAAAGCGGCTGATGAAGGCCCGCTACCCAGTACAGTCGCGCATCAGGCCAGGTCGAAGCGATCGAGGTTCATCACCTTGACCCAGGCGGACACGAAGTCGTTGACGAAACGCTCCTTGCCGTCGGCGCTGCCGTACACCTCGGCCAGCGCCCGCAGGACCGAGTTCGAACCGAACACGAGGTCCACGCGGGTGCCTGTCCACTTGATCTGGCCCGTCTTGCGGTCATGACCTTCGTAGATATCACCGGCCTGCTTCCATTCGGTACCCATGTCGAGCAGGTTGACGAAGAAGTCATTGGTCAGCGCGCCCGGGGTTTTCGTTAAGACACCGTGTTTGCTGCCGCCCGCGTTGATGTTGATGGCGCGCAGGCCACCGATCAACGCGGTCATCTCCGGAGCCGTCAGGGTCAGCAGCTGGGCCTTGTCGATCAGCAATGCATCGGCTGGAACCGGCGACCTGGTCTTCTCAAAGTTGCGGAAGCCATCGGCGACGGGTTCGAGCACCGCCATCGCGACCGCATCGGTCTGCTCGGCGGTGGCGTCGACACGGCCCGGCGCGAACGGCACCGTAAGCGTGAGGCCCGCTGCCTTCGCAGCCATTTCGATGCCGACACTGCCGGCCAGGACGATCACGTCGGCGACGGACGCCTTGCCCGATGCTTTCTGGATCTCTTCGAGCTTGGCCACCGTGCCAGCGACCGGCTGGTTGGCTGCCCAGTCACTCTGCGGCGCGAGGCGAATGCGAGCGCCGTTCGCACCGCCGCGCTTGTCCGAACCGCGGAAGGTCGAGGCCGAAGCCCACGCCACCGCGACGAGCTCCGAAGCCGATAGGCCCGAAGCGGCGATCTTCGCCTTGAGATCGGCAATGTCGGTCTCGCTCGGATGGTGCGTCGCCGCAGGCAGCGGGTCTTGCCAGATCAGGTCTTCACGCGGCACTTCGGGGCCGAGGTAGCGTGCCTTCGGGCCCATGTCGCGGTGGGTCAGCTTGTACCACGCCCGTGCAAAGGCTTCGGCAAGCGCCTGCGGGTCGTCGAGGAAGCGGCGCGAGACCTTCTCGTAAGCCGGGTCGAGGCGCAGAGACAGATCGGTCGTGAGCATGGTCGGCTTGCGCTTCGGCGAATCAGGCGTCGGGCCCGGGATGACCGCTGCGGCATCCTTGGCGACCCACTGGATCGCGCCCGCCGGGCTCTTTTCCTGTACCCACTCGTACTTGAACAGGTTTTCCAGGTAGGCGTTGCTCCACTGCGCGGGCGTCTGCGTCCAGGTGACCTCGATGCCGCTGCCGATCGCGTCGCCGGCCATGCCGGACTTGTAGGTGCTGGCCCAGCCGAGGCCCTGCAATTCGAGCGGGGCCGCTTCCGGGGGCGCCCCAACGTGGGTCGCCGGACCCGCGCCGTGCGTCTTGCCGAACGAGTGACCGCCGGCGATCAGCGCCACGGTCTCTTCGTCGTTCATCGCCATGCGGGCGAAGGTCTCGCGGATGTCGACCGCCGCCGAGAGCGGGTCACCGTTGCCGTCCGGGCCTTCCGGATTGACGTAGATCAGGCCCATCTGCACGGCGGCGAGCGGGTTGTCGAGATCGCGCTTGCCCGAGTAACGGCTTTGCTTGTTGTTCGGATCGTTGCTGAGCGCGAGCCAGGTCGTTTCCCCGCCCCAGTAGACGTCGTTGTCCGGCTCCCAGGTATCTTCGCGGCCCGCGCCGAAGCCGAAGGTGCGAAAGCCCATCGTTTCGAGCGCGACGTTGCCGGTCAGGATCAGCAGGTCGGCCCACGAGATCTTCTGGCCGTACTTCTGCTTGATCGGCCACAACAGGCGGCGCGACTTGTCGATGTTGACGTTGTCGGGCCACGAGTTCAATGGGGCAAAGCGCTGCTGGCCGCGCCCTGCACCGCCACGGCCATCGACCGTGCGATAGGTGCCGGCGGCGTGCCAGGCCATGCGGATGAATTGCGGCCCGTAGTGGCCGAAGTCGGCCGGCCACCAATCCTGCGAGTCGGTCATGAGCTTGCGCAGGTCGGCTTTGAGGGCCGCATAGTCGAGTTTCTTGAATTCTTCGCGGTAGTTGAATTTCCGACCAAGCGGATCGGATTTTTCGGAATGCTGATTCAGAAGGTCAACGCGTAGCTGGTTGGGCCACCAATCCTGGTTGGTCATGGTGCCAGCAACGACGCGTGTGGCAACGGAGGCATCGCCCGAGAACGGGCACTGAGCTGCGGATGACATCGTTCTCTCCCTAGGTCACGGTTGTCCAGGGGCCGTGCCGACAACATGCCATGCATGCGGACACGACCCGCCAGGACAGCATAGTCCATTCTTATGGCGTGCTTATTGAGATATGCTATGGCGGGGATTGCCTCTGGCCCCGATGCCGGCGGTCGTCAGCAGATCGCCGGATTCGGATTCGTGCGCGGGCAAGGACAGGTCAGCCCCGCTTCATGAGCCGATGATCATATGACCACTTTTCGTGCTTGATGACTTTGAGCTTCGCGATGTCCGGATGCTCGGGATTCACCAGCACGTTGAGCTCACGGGGAACGATCACCGAAGGAACGACGGCCAGCACGCTCGCCTTCGACCGGACCCATTCCTCGCCAAGTTCGAGGCTGACCATGCCCGCGGGCAGCGCGTCCCAGCCCACGTGTTTCGCCGGGTCCACGAGAGTTCTTGTTTTGCGCCAGACGGTCGGCGGCACGGCGATTGAAATCAGGTACCGGTTCAACGGCAGGTCACCGACCTTCAGATGAACCAGCGTCTCGAGGCAGGCAAGCGCGATGGTGCCGGCCGTATAAAGCATTGGCGTTCCCGAACGGTTCCATCGACCACCGGTGATCTTCGCCCCCACACCTGACAGGTCGTCGGCCGTATAGGCCGGCGTATCGGTTCCAATGCGCCAGAGCGTCGCCCCGCCCGTCAAGCGTAGGCTCCGCTTTGCGCCATGGCGAGAAGCCGCGAAACGAGTTCCCGCCCTTCCGCGGTATCCATGAACTCAGCCGGGCGTTGACCACCCAGCGCCGGCAAGGGCTCATCGAGCCAACGTCCCAGCCAATGCGCAGCGTCGAAACCCGCGGGATCGCCCGCCTCCTCGACCATGGCCTGGACCTGGCCGATGAGCCGCGCCATCGCCACGACTCGCTCACTCTGCTCTGGCGACAGGTTTTCGCCTGCCTTCTGCTTGCGGTCGATGGTGGTCACCGACAACCCGAGCGTCTTGCCGAGCTGCTCGCGGCTTCGATCCATCTGCCTCGCGATCACCCCAAAAATCTCCGGCTTCACACCTGACTTGATGATGGCAATCCGGTAGGTCGGGTCCACCCGGAAGATGCTGGTAAAGGCATCCGGATCGACATAGGCACTGCCGCTGTAGCCCAGAAACAACCGCACTTTCACGGTGTTGTTCATACGCCCTCCATTTGAGGAATTATGATACCTCAATTGGTGGACCGGATGCTGCAGTTCCGCGTGAGCCGGCGGGTGGTTGCCCCCTATCCGGCCATTCACTCGGAGTAGTCCTCCGGATTTTCCCGTCCGGCACTCTGATACAGAATCATCACGAGAGGAATCCCGGGCTCCGCCGTCGCATCGGTACGGCGCCCTGTCACTTCGCCCGCGACCCCGCTCGTGTATTCGGCGACCACCTCGCCAAACGTATTGCGTTGGATCGCCACTTTCTGCCCCACCGCGACCTTGTCGTTCACCTTGACCAGCAGTTCGACGAAGCCGCCGTGCGTCGTGAGGATCGTGTGCGCGCTATTGCCGACGAAGATGCCCACGTCGCGCCCGGTACGTCCCATCGGGCCAGGCACGACGCCATAGCGCTTGAGCACGTTCATCGTGCCTTCGACGAACAGCGGAATCATCGTGAAATCGAGAACGCGCGCGGCGCCGATCTCCGGCGTGATCGCGGGAATCCCGACGTTGATCAACGCGTTGGCCAGCAGAGTCGGATACGCCGGGTTGTCGAAAATCTGCTCGATCGGAAATAGCTCCGCCATCGCGCGCGCCTCGGGCAATTCCATCCGCGCGAGGTTGAACGAGGTCAGGTCCATGCCGGTCGTGCCGGTGTGAAAGTCGAGCGCGTAGTCCGCGTTCGGCCGCAGCAGCCGGTTGAATAGCAGTGCCGCGTGCCGGCTCGGTGCGCTCGGACCATTCTCGTTGCCCGGCCATTCGCGATTGATGTCGATGAGGTCGATGCCTCGGCCCGAATTCGGCCAGCGGCGCTCCATCGCTTCGAGGGCGGGACGCGATACGTCGAGCACCGCCAGCACCGTGCCCGACATCCGGGCCGGATCGAGCTGGCTCACGATGCTTTGTATCGTGTGCACCGGGCTGATCTCATCGCCATGCACGCCGCTGATCAGGGCGATGCGCTTGCCCGGCTGCGCGCCGCGCACGACGATCACCGTCACGTACCAGTGCTGCCCCGTCGGCATCTGCACGCCCTGAAAATAGAACTTGTACTTCGCGCCGCGCGGCAGGTCGTTGACGTCGAGCGCGCTGATCACCTTCTTGCCGTCGATCACGTCACCGGTGTAGACCGTTCCCTGACCGGCACCCGTCGGCGCGCCTGCGGCCGGCGCATTCGCGTTCTGCGCGTACGCGGTGCCGGCCTGCGTCACGAGCGCGGACGATGCGCCGACCAGCGCCACGGCCGTCTTCATGAAGTCGCGTCGATCGACACCGTCTTTTGGTTCATTCGGCATGAGGAGGGCTCCTTAAGTTGTCCGCACGAATCGCCGGGCTTCCCTAATATCACTCCCATTTATCCAGACTAGCATTTTCTATCGATTTGTCCGATCGACCGGGCCGCCGTATGCTCGGCTCAAACCCATAGATCCAGACCGGCGACGGAGGCCCACCAGACAGCCCGAACTCCGCAAGGAGACAAGCGAACCCGGCAAGCCAGGGCCATCCCGAGCTTGCGAATACGCGGGCCTCCCTGCATTCTTCGAATCAGATTAACCGACCAGACGGTCGGTCAAAGATAACCAGGGTCGCCGCTCGACGATTGGCCCGCGAATTGTCGGTAACCAGCATGCAGCTCGAGAACCACACCTTAACCGACGCCAGCGAACACGCAGCTCTGCTTTCCGGCTGGGAACAGCAGTATTTCCAGCTCGATAGAGGGCCATTTCGCAGTCGGCTCCAGCAGGTCGGCGTGGACGGCATTCACGTTTTCTACGAATCCGTGAATCGCCGCATCGTGCAGCAGGGCAGCACCCCGAGCGACATGCTCGTGTTCGGCATCGTGCTCGACTCGAATTCGCCGGTCACTTTCGCCGACCGCTCCGTCACCAGGGATTCGATCATCTGCGCGCGCGCGAATCGCGAATTCTTCATGCATCTTCCAGGCGAAAGCGAACTCCTCGGTGTCGGCGTGAAGTTGCCGCTGCTCGAGCGGCACCCGGAGCTGGCCGCGCGGCTCGAATGCAGCATGTCCAACAAGCACCCCGTGATTCCGCTCGCCCCCGGCGCGCGCGAGCAGTTCATCGCGCTGTGGCGCTACGTGACCGACGAGGTGTTCGCGCTGAACGCGTTCGCACAGTCGGACCTCGCGCAGCGCCGGGTGACGGCGCAGATTCTCGACATGCTCCACGCACTGGTCGAGAGCGGCATCCGCGGCGAAAAAGCCGATATCACATGGATGTCCCATAGCGACGTGGTCGCGCGCGCGCACGAGATGATCCTCGCGCGCCCGCTTGAGCCCGTGACGGTGCACGAGCTGTGCGAATCGCTGCGGATCAGCCGGCGCACGGTGCAGACGAGCTTTCGTCTCGTGACCGGCAAATCTCCCGTCGAATACATGCGCGCGATTCGCCTGAACCACGTGCGCCAGTTGCTGCGCAATGCGTCGCCGCTCCAGCTGACCGTGCGCGATGCCGCGCAACGGTGGGGCTTCTTTCACTCAGGGCACTTCACGCAGGACTATCGCGAGCTGTTCGACGCGATGCCGTCGGACAAACGCGCGCGCTAAACCAACGGGTTCGACCGCGAAAAGGCGCGGGCGGGACAACGAACACTTCCGGCCCGGCCACGCTCGCGAGCATCGCTACCCGCAGACGCGCCCGGGAATTCGAATCCGTGCGGTCGCCCATCTCGCTCTCGCGCAGATCGACCGACGGCGTATTCATCGTGTGTCGCCCCTCGAATGCAAGCCTCAGTAGGCGAAGCAGACGGATTTGGTCTCGGTGTACGCGTCGATGATCGCGCGACCGTGCTCGCGTCCAACGCCGGACGACTTGAAGCCGCCGAACGGCAACGCGGGATCGACCATGTTGTGCGAATTGACCCACACCGTCCCTGCTTCCATGCGATCGACGACTCGCAGCGCCTTATCGAGCTGGTTCGTCCACACGCTCGCACCAAGGCCGTACTCGCTGGAATTCGCGGCGCTGATCGCTTCTTCCAGATCGTCGTAAGGCATCGCCACCAGCACCGGACCGAACACCTCCTCGTTGACGAGCGACAGCGGCTTGCGCGCTTCGTTGGCGACCACGGTCGGACGCACGAAATAGCCGGCGCCGTCGTGCGCCGAGCCGCCCGCGACGATTTCTCCGCCCTGCGCGCGGCCTTCGGCGATCATGCCGACGACCTTGTCGCGATGACGCGACGAGACGAGCGGACCCATCTGCGTCTTCTCGTCGAAGCCGGACCCGAGCACGAGACTGTTGGCGACCTGCGCGACGCCCTCGACGATCTGCCCGTACATCGAGCGCGGCACGTAGAGCCGCGAGCCCGCCGTACACACCTGGCCGTGATTGAAGAAGATCGCGCCCGCCGCGCCTTCGATCGCCTTGCGCGGATCGCAGTCGTCGAGCACGATCACCGGGCTCTTGCCGCCCAGCTCGAGCGACACGCGGCGGATATCGCGGCCGCATTGCGCGCCGATCAGCCGGCCCACTTCGGTCGAGCCCGTGAACGTGACCTTGTCGACGTCGGGATGGCGCACCAGCGCCGCGCCCGCCGTTTCGCCGCGACCGGTGATGACGTTGAGAACGCCCGCCGGAAAACCCGCTTCGAGCGCAAGCTCGGCGAGGCGGATCGCGGTCAGCGGCGTTTCCTCGGCGGGCTTGAGCACCACCGTGCAGCCGCAGGCGAGCGCCGGCGCGATCTTCCAGACCGCCATCAGCAACGGGAAATTCCACGGCACGATCGCGGCGACCACGCCGGCCGGCACGCGCTGCGTCGACGCGCGATACTGCACGCCCGGCGGAAAGCTCAGCGACAGATCGACCGTGCTGCCCTCGATCTTGGTCGCCCAGCCGGCCATATAGCGCAGCCACTGCGCGCTGCCGCCCACTTCGAGCATGCGCGAGAAGCCGAGCAGCTTGCCCTGGTTGAGGGTTTCGAGCGCGGCCAGTTCGTCGCCATGTTGCTCCACCAGATCGGCGAGCTTGAGCAGCAGGTGTTCGCGCGCGGCCGGCGGCATGCGGCGCCATTCGTTCGATTCGAACGCGCCCTTCGCGACGGCCACGGCGGCCGCGACGTCCTCAGCGTCGCCGTCGGGCACCTGCGCGATTTCACGCCCGCTGGCCGGGTCGTAGACGGCGAAGGTTTTGCCGCTACGCGCGGCGGTGGCACGGCCACCCACGATCATCTGGGTGTGGAGGTTCGCAAGCAATGCTTCGATATTCATGTCTGCTCCTGATTGATCTGGTTTATCGGGCGATTACGCCTTGTTTGGAAAACAGGACGGGCGAACCGCCCTTGTTCAATACCAGCGCGGTCAGCGCGTCGCGGCCCGGCAACTGCTTCGCCACGAAATCGCGCGCACCCGGCTGTTTCACCGTCACGTAGCCGTCGAGTGCCACAGCGGCCACGCCGTGTGCGTTCGCGACGAGATCGGTGATCGAATCGTTGACACCGGACTGCACCGGTTGCCACGTCGCCCCGCCGTCGCCGCTCGCGAACAGATTGCCGCGCAACCCGCCCACGTAAATCGTGCGATCCGGCGCGACCACGCCGCTCCACAACGTGCCCTTGTAGCCCGTGTGCAGCGCTTGCCAGCTCGCGCCGTCGTCGCTCGACCTGAACACGGTGCCCTGCTCGGCCGCGATATAGACGTCCTTGTCCGGGCCCGCGAAGACCGAGAAGAAGTTCAGTCCGCTCTTGCCGGCGCCCGCGCCCGCACCCGCGCCCTTGTCGACCTGCTGCGTTTTCCAGGTGGCGCCGCCGTCGTCGGTCGTGACGAGCAGCGACCACAGGCCCACGGCCCAGCCGTGGCGCTCGTCACGAAACGCGATCGAGAACAGCGGCTGGTCGACGCCGGTATCGGAGCGTTGCACGCGCCAGTTCTCACCGCCGTCGTCGGTGCGTAGCACGACGCCCCAGTGGCCCGCCGCCCAGCCGTGCCGCGCATCGGCGAACGCGACCGAGGTCAGCGTGGCATTGGCCGGCACGTCGTGCGCCTGGCGGAAATGCGCTCCGTTGTCGTCGGACAGCAGGATCACGCCGTGTTCGCCGACCGCGACGATGCGCTGGCCCGCGAGGGTCGCGCCGAGCATCATCGAGCGCTCGGCGCCATCGCGATGCTTCGCGGCGGTGAGCTCGACCTTGTTGTCGGGCGCGCCGTCGGCGAGCGCGTCGTGCGCGCAGCTGAGCGCTGCCAGCAGGGCGAACGCTGCCGCGCAGGCGATCTTCAGGCTCTTTGTCTTTTGCATGATGGGTTGTCCTCGTGGCGCACTAGTGGGTGAAGAAGCTCGAACTCCTGACCGCCGAGCGGCGCGGAAAGAGCCGGGTGAGCCAGACCGCGAGCGCGGGCAGTGCCGTCATCGCCATCACGAGATTCACGATGAACATGAACGCGAGCAGCTTGCCCATGTCCGCCTGGAACTTGAGCGCCGAGAAGCTCCATGTCGCGACGCCGACCGCGAGCGTGATCGCCGTGAAGATCGTCGCCACGCCCACTTCGAGAATCGCCTGCTCGACCGCCTTCACGATCGTCACGTCATGCGACAGATGCAGTTGCAGGCGGTTGTAGATGTAGAACGCGTAATCGACGCCGATACCGACCGCGAGCACCATGACCGGCAGCGTCGCGACCGTCAGGCCGATCTGCAACTGCTTCATGAACCAGTAGCCGATGAAAGTCGCCACGGTCAGCGGCAGACAGCAAGCGATCACCGCGCGCAAGTCGCGATACGCGAGCAGCACGAGCACGACGATCGCCGCGTACACGTAGAGCATCATCGGCAATTCGCTGCGCGCCACTTCGTCGTTGGTCGCGGCCAGCACGCCCGCGTTGCCGGCGGCAAGGCGGATCGTCACGCCGTCCAGATGGTTGTCGGCGCGGTAGGTCTTGACCGCATCGATCACACCGTTGATCGTCGAGGCCTTGTGATCGGACAGGAACAGATGCACCGCGGTCATCTGGCAGTCTTTCGTCATATAGCCGCGCACGCGGTTGATCTCCGCGCTCAGTGCCGCATAGTTGGTCGGATCGATCGGCACGACGAACATCTTCGGATTGCCTTCGTTGTAGCCCTCGTTGTAGGTGCGCAGCATCTGCGGATACGAGCTGACCGACACGACACCCGGCACGCGATTCATCGACGCGACGAAGTCGTCTTCGAAGATGCCGAGCCGCGGATCGGTGCAGTCGCCCGACTTCGGCGTTTCGAACACGACCGTGAGCCAGTCGAGGCCGACGTCGTAGCTGCTGGCGATCGCGACCGCGTCCTGATTGAAGCGCGAATCGGCGCGCAGCTCGGGCGCGCCCGGCTGCAACGTGCCGACCACGCGATCACGGCTCTCCCATACGGCGACACCGAAGATCACCGCGGTCACCGCGAGCGTGATCGCCGCATTACGCGGCTCGGCCATGCGAGCGATCAGCCTCAACCAGTGCGCGCGCCGCTCGCGCGCGGCCAGTGCGCGGTCCGCGTATTCCTTCGTGAAATGCAGGCACGAGGCGACGACCGGCAGCATCACGAGGTTCGTGACGATCTTGTAGCCGACGCCGAGCGATGCCGTGATCGCAAGCTCGCGCACCATCGGAATCGGAATCAGCAGCAGCGTGATGAACGACACCAGTGCAGTGACGAGCGCGAGCGTGCCCGGAATCAGCAGGCCGCTGAAGCTGTGGCGCGCGGCCTCCATCGGCGTGCGTCCGTGCGACAGCTCGCGCACGATGAAGTTGATCTGCTGGATGCCGTGCGACACGCCGATCGCGAACACCAGAAACGGCACCAGCACGGCGAGCGGATCGAGCCCGAAGCCGAGGATGCGCAGCGTGCCGAACTGCCAGACCAGCGAGGTCAACGAACATGCGATCGGCAGAATCGTGAAGCGCAGCGAGCGGCTGTACCAGTAGACGGCGACCGCCGTCAGCACCAGTGCGAGCGCGCAGAACACGAGCACGCCGGACGCGCCATCGGCGATGTCGCCGATCTGCTTCGCGAAGCCGATGATCTGCACCTGATAGCCGCCGTTTTCATAGGGCTTGCGCAGCTTCTCTTCGAGCAGGTGGTTGAACTCGACGTAGTCGAGCGCGTTGCCGTTCGCATCGCGCTCGTTCAGCTCGGCCGTCACCATCGCGCTCGTCTGGTCGCGCGATACGAGCACGCCGACGTAGCCGCCCGCCGAGGTCGACT from Paraburkholderia sp. HP33-1 includes the following:
- the parS gene encoding type II RES/Xre toxin-antitoxin system antitoxin, with protein sequence MNNTVKVRLFLGYSGSAYVDPDAFTSIFRVDPTYRIAIIKSGVKPEIFGVIARQMDRSREQLGKTLGLSVTTIDRKQKAGENLSPEQSERVVAMARLIGQVQAMVEEAGDPAGFDAAHWLGRWLDEPLPALGGQRPAEFMDTAEGRELVSRLLAMAQSGAYA
- a CDS encoding succinylglutamate desuccinylase/aspartoacylase family protein encodes the protein MPNEPKDGVDRRDFMKTAVALVGASSALVTQAGTAYAQNANAPAAGAPTGAGQGTVYTGDVIDGKKVISALDVNDLPRGAKYKFYFQGVQMPTGQHWYVTVIVVRGAQPGKRIALISGVHGDEISPVHTIQSIVSQLDPARMSGTVLAVLDVSRPALEAMERRWPNSGRGIDLIDINREWPGNENGPSAPSRHAALLFNRLLRPNADYALDFHTGTTGMDLTSFNLARMELPEARAMAELFPIEQIFDNPAYPTLLANALINVGIPAITPEIGAARVLDFTMIPLFVEGTMNVLKRYGVVPGPMGRTGRDVGIFVGNSAHTILTTHGGFVELLVKVNDKVAVGQKVAIQRNTFGEVVAEYTSGVAGEVTGRRTDATAEPGIPLVMILYQSAGRENPEDYSE
- the katG gene encoding catalase/peroxidase HPI, producing the protein MSSAAQCPFSGDASVATRVVAGTMTNQDWWPNQLRVDLLNQHSEKSDPLGRKFNYREEFKKLDYAALKADLRKLMTDSQDWWPADFGHYGPQFIRMAWHAAGTYRTVDGRGGAGRGQQRFAPLNSWPDNVNIDKSRRLLWPIKQKYGQKISWADLLILTGNVALETMGFRTFGFGAGREDTWEPDNDVYWGGETTWLALSNDPNNKQSRYSGKRDLDNPLAAVQMGLIYVNPEGPDGNGDPLSAAVDIRETFARMAMNDEETVALIAGGHSFGKTHGAGPATHVGAPPEAAPLELQGLGWASTYKSGMAGDAIGSGIEVTWTQTPAQWSNAYLENLFKYEWVQEKSPAGAIQWVAKDAAAVIPGPTPDSPKRKPTMLTTDLSLRLDPAYEKVSRRFLDDPQALAEAFARAWYKLTHRDMGPKARYLGPEVPREDLIWQDPLPAATHHPSETDIADLKAKIAASGLSASELVAVAWASASTFRGSDKRGGANGARIRLAPQSDWAANQPVAGTVAKLEEIQKASGKASVADVIVLAGSVGIEMAAKAAGLTLTVPFAPGRVDATAEQTDAVAMAVLEPVADGFRNFEKTRSPVPADALLIDKAQLLTLTAPEMTALIGGLRAININAGGSKHGVLTKTPGALTNDFFVNLLDMGTEWKQAGDIYEGHDRKTGQIKWTGTRVDLVFGSNSVLRALAEVYGSADGKERFVNDFVSAWVKVMNLDRFDLA
- a CDS encoding helix-turn-helix domain-containing protein — encoded protein: MQLENHTLTDASEHAALLSGWEQQYFQLDRGPFRSRLQQVGVDGIHVFYESVNRRIVQQGSTPSDMLVFGIVLDSNSPVTFADRSVTRDSIICARANREFFMHLPGESELLGVGVKLPLLERHPELAARLECSMSNKHPVIPLAPGAREQFIALWRYVTDEVFALNAFAQSDLAQRRVTAQILDMLHALVESGIRGEKADITWMSHSDVVARAHEMILARPLEPVTVHELCESLRISRRTVQTSFRLVTGKSPVEYMRAIRLNHVRQLLRNASPLQLTVRDAAQRWGFFHSGHFTQDYRELFDAMPSDKRAR
- a CDS encoding efflux RND transporter permease subunit — protein: MLNRLVSKLEAFLFGHRAITLAVIAVFTVVMAVFALQLRMDAGFDKQIPTQHEYVKTYRQYRNDLLGANRITVVLKARNGTIWTREGLTRLYQITQAVGYLPDVDRGGVQSLWTPNSFVNEITEDGFRADPLIDGTITPDSLTTEKIAAIRQSTSAGGYVGVLVSRDQTSAMVTAELNERDANGNALDYVEFNHLLEEKLRKPYENGGYQVQIIGFAKQIGDIADGASGVLVFCALALVLTAVAVYWYSRSLRFTILPIACSLTSLVWQFGTLRILGFGLDPLAVLVPFLVFAIGVSHGIQQINFIVRELSHGRTPMEAARHSFSGLLIPGTLALVTALVSFITLLLIPIPMVRELAITASLGVGYKIVTNLVMLPVVASCLHFTKEYADRALAARERRAHWLRLIARMAEPRNAAITLAVTAVIFGVAVWESRDRVVGTLQPGAPELRADSRFNQDAVAIASSYDVGLDWLTVVFETPKSGDCTDPRLGIFEDDFVASMNRVPGVVSVSSYPQMLRTYNEGYNEGNPKMFVVPIDPTNYAALSAEINRVRGYMTKDCQMTAVHLFLSDHKASTINGVIDAVKTYRADNHLDGVTIRLAAGNAGVLAATNDEVARSELPMMLYVYAAIVVLVLLAYRDLRAVIACCLPLTVATFIGYWFMKQLQIGLTVATLPVMVLAVGIGVDYAFYIYNRLQLHLSHDVTIVKAVEQAILEVGVATIFTAITLAVGVATWSFSALKFQADMGKLLAFMFIVNLVMAMTALPALAVWLTRLFPRRSAVRSSSFFTH
- a CDS encoding RES family NAD+ phosphorylase → MTGGATLWRIGTDTPAYTADDLSGVGAKITGGRWNRSGTPMLYTAGTIALACLETLVHLKVGDLPLNRYLISIAVPPTVWRKTRTLVDPAKHVGWDALPAGMVSLELGEEWVRSKASVLAVVPSVIVPRELNVLVNPEHPDIAKLKVIKHEKWSYDHRLMKRG
- a CDS encoding WD40/YVTN/BNR-like repeat-containing protein, which encodes MQKTKSLKIACAAAFALLAALSCAHDALADGAPDNKVELTAAKHRDGAERSMMLGATLAGQRIVAVGEHGVILLSDDNGAHFRQAHDVPANATLTSVAFADARHGWAAGHWGVVLRTDDGGENWRVQRSDTGVDQPLFSIAFRDERHGWAVGLWSLLVTTDDGGATWKTQQVDKGAGAGAGAGKSGLNFFSVFAGPDKDVYIAAEQGTVFRSSDDGASWQALHTGYKGTLWSGVVAPDRTIYVGGLRGNLFASGDGGATWQPVQSGVNDSITDLVANAHGVAAVALDGYVTVKQPGARDFVAKQLPGRDALTALVLNKGGSPVLFSKQGVIAR
- the styD gene encoding phenylacetaldehyde dehydrogenase StyD; translated protein: MNIEALLANLHTQMIVGGRATAARSGKTFAVYDPASGREIAQVPDGDAEDVAAAVAVAKGAFESNEWRRMPPAAREHLLLKLADLVEQHGDELAALETLNQGKLLGFSRMLEVGGSAQWLRYMAGWATKIEGSTVDLSLSFPPGVQYRASTQRVPAGVVAAIVPWNFPLLMAVWKIAPALACGCTVVLKPAEETPLTAIRLAELALEAGFPAGVLNVITGRGETAGAALVRHPDVDKVTFTGSTEVGRLIGAQCGRDIRRVSLELGGKSPVIVLDDCDPRKAIEGAAGAIFFNHGQVCTAGSRLYVPRSMYGQIVEGVAQVANSLVLGSGFDEKTQMGPLVSSRHRDKVVGMIAEGRAQGGEIVAGGSAHDGAGYFVRPTVVANEARKPLSLVNEEVFGPVLVAMPYDDLEEAISAANSSEYGLGASVWTNQLDKALRVVDRMEAGTVWVNSHNMVDPALPFGGFKSSGVGREHGRAIIDAYTETKSVCFAY